The following coding sequences are from one Eleginops maclovinus isolate JMC-PN-2008 ecotype Puerto Natales chromosome 11, JC_Emac_rtc_rv5, whole genome shotgun sequence window:
- the LOC134872126 gene encoding olfactory receptor 8G17-like: MENYTFNSFYIQLEGLKVTEMSLYPVFFFFFFSYLFIMVANVGILILVLIDKNLQQPMYLLFCNLPLNDILGNSILVPRLLADTLRPPSERLISYPECVLQAFTTHMFGATCHTVLIIMAVDRYVAICNPLRYTSIMTNKMVIKLTVSAWGVAFVMVGILLGLTIRLNRCRTMITNPYCDNAALFKLSCESVFINNVYGLTFTVVLFTVSIGSMVITYSKITVVCLTSKSQSLNSKALKTCSTHLSVYLIMLLSGMLVILLHRFPQYSDYRKLAAILFHIIPGSLNPIIYGVQSKEIRRFLSQLFLRKKVLPSL; encoded by the coding sequence ATGGAAAACTACACCTTCAACAGCTTTTACATCCAGCTGGAGGGGTTAAAGGTCACCGAAATGTCCCTGTaccctgtgtttttcttcttctttttctcatacCTTTTTATTATGGTGGCAAATGTGGGAATTTTAATCCTGGTTTTAATTGACAAGAACCTTCAACAGCCCATGTACCTTCTTTTCTGCAATCTACCTCTGAATGATATTCTTGGAAACTCTATCTTAGTTCCTCGTTTGCTTGCAGATACCCTGCGTCCCCCCTCTGAGCGCCTCATCAGTTATCCAGAGTGTGTGCTGCAAGCTTTTACTACACACATGTTTGGTGCCACCTGTCACACGGTGCTCATCATCATGGCTGTTGACAGATATGTGGCCATCTGTAACCCCCTGCGCTATACGTCCATAATGACCAACAAGATGGTGATCAAGCTGACCGTTTCTGCCTGGGGAGTGGCCTTCGTTATGGTCGGGATTCTGCTGGGTCTGACCATACGGCTGAACCGATGTAGGACTATGATTACCAATCCTTACTGTGACAATGCTGCTCTGTTCAAACTGtcctgtgagagtgtgttcaTTAATAATGTGTATGGCCTCACGTTCACTGTGGTTCTGTTCACGGTTTCAATCGGCAGCATGGTGATCACCTACAGTAAGATCACTGTGGTCTGTCTCACCAGTAAGAGCCAGTCTCTGAACAGTAAAGCCCTGAAGACCTGCAGCACTCACCTCTCTGTATATCTGATTATGTTACTCAGCGGTATGCTTGTCATCCTCCTGCATCGCTTCCCTCAGTACTCAGACTACAGAAAACTTGCTGCCATTTTATTCCACATCATCCCCGGCAGCCTGAACCCTATCATTTACGGGGTTCAGTCCAAAGAGATACGCAGATTCCTGTCACAGTTGTTTCTGCGTAAAAAGGTTTTGCCATCGTTGTAA